The following proteins come from a genomic window of Trifolium pratense cultivar HEN17-A07 linkage group LG4, ARS_RC_1.1, whole genome shotgun sequence:
- the LOC123923995 gene encoding uncharacterized protein LOC123923995, with translation MDEKPILHDLERLYLGIPDESVNLTFQDLANVKTTTNKPISEVSNNVQTRANSSNPPSLAKLPSLDFSIGLQSIQHDHNHHDIGRGNSPWGQFGQRIEENRAHVYVNDPPQFSHASGGAKSPRSRTGDNSQFSHASASVKSPRSRSGGDDHLAYSMSYDDMSGVSGRGGGRRRPGIPHSKICTICSTYVYVFRTRCLVCGRVYCSRCVKMGMGDMVEGRKCIECLGLKFSQRYIERAGKVGCCNWRYPASLKQAELMCAEKGPRRSRRSYAQQSGVANSISRSPMTPRSPITPRSPHAIGSTNEHSFMSSSFSPFSPHHINNLPL, from the exons ATGGATGAAAAGCCAATTTTGCATGATCTTGAAAGATTGTACCTAGGAATCCCAGATGAATCTGTTAACCTCACTTTTCAAGACCTTGCTAATGTGAAAACAACCACTAATAAACCTATTTCTGAAGTTTCTAATAATGTTCAAACAAGGGCAAATTCGTCAAATCCACCTTCACTAGCCAAATTACCAAGTCTTGATTTCAGCATAGGCTTGCAATCCATTCAACATGATCACAACCATCATGACATTGGCCGTGGAAACTCACCGTGGGGTCAGTTTGGCCAACGAATCGAGGAGAATCGTGCACATGTATATGTTAATGATCCTCCTCAATTCAGTCATGCAAGTGGGGGTGCAAAAAGTCCCCGGTCAAGGACCGGTGATAATTCTCAATTTAGTCATGCAAGTGCGAGTGTAAAAAGTCCTCGGTCAAGGAGCGGTGGAGATGATCATTTAGCGTATAGCATGAGCTATGATGATATGAGTGGTGTTTCTGGAAGAGGTGGTGGACGACGACGACCTGGAATTCCTCATTCCAAGATTTGCACCATTTGTAGTACTTATGTTTATGTCTTCCGCACTAGATGTTTG GTATGCGGGAGAGTTTATTGCAGCAGATGTGTGAAAATGGGAATGGGAGATATGGTAGAAGGAAGAAAGTGTATAGAATGCCTTGGATTGAAATTCAGCCAAAG GTACATAGAAAGAGCAGGGAAAGTAGGGTGTTGCAATTGGAGGTATCCAGCTTCATTGAAACAAGCTGAGCTTATGTGTGCTGAGAAAGGACCAAGAAGGAGTAGAAGATCATATGCTCAACAAAGTGGAGTGGCAAATTCAATATCAAGAAGTCCTATGACACCAAGAAGCCCTATAACTCCAAGAAGCCCTCATGCTATTGGTAGTACCAATGAACATTCTTTTATGTCCTCCTCCTTTTCACCTTTCTCTCCTCATCACATTAATAATCTCCCATTATAA
- the LOC123881747 gene encoding B3 domain-containing protein Os07g0679700-like, producing the protein MGVEVCMNKLCKESSIGEWKKGWSLISGGFAKLCNKCGLAYENSVFCDQFHRLEAGWRECNNCKKLIHCGCIISKSLFEYLDFGGIGCVTCVKASQLCLDTGNANRFAHITKNNANDRYAEHTDGGLSVERVGKGNLMQLRKTAEAGETSFWPQAQRDGVLSSIGSKSEEINCRFNKTDTGFLNVMKHSSHLSALTTSENNRPTWETKSRDESLSLKISLGTSSRNCVLPSAKEIVEGKLEGKASSISQQGHNSYPILAKQPKTGITLNLETNKGMISLPRIGRPPADVKGKNQLLSRYWPRITDQELEKLSGDLKSKIVPLFEKVLSPSDAGRIGRLVLPKACAEAFLPPIDQSEGVPLLFQDIKGNEWTFQFRFWPNNNSRMYVLEGVTPCIQFLRLNAGDTVTFSRIDSGEKFVLGFRRASGSTDTQDDSTSAHSNGISTKDTNVSGATKNLNSLSSFSDLLQSMKGNREPYLNGHSKHLHLGNGTADWLKTAHCEEAANNGPLQQQVSVSDKKKTCKIGTKTKRLHIRSEDSLELRLTWEEAQDLLCPPPNVKPNIVQIDDQVFEEYDEPPVFGKGTITNACPSGSPCSASEQLGPNEQENLQRTRKASKKRKIVEKSNSIEEDKLQDLDTLASMAILGDNLADLDEPTSAGITTKHPRHRDGCTCIVCIQSPSGQGKHKPTCTCLACETLKRRSKTLMMRKKKNQSESEAAAPQNDQTNHSGEADTSGDASRQDTSNSMDEVSLNGGQKEAVEPSAAGQLDLNCHPDHEDM; encoded by the exons ATGGGGGTTGAAGTTTGCATGAATAAATTGTGTAAGGAAAGTTCTATTGGTGAATGGAAGAAAGGTTGGTCTTTGATCTCTGGTGGATTTGCAAAACTCTGCAACAAATGCGG ACTTGCCTATGAGAATTCAGTTTTCTGCGATCAATTTCACCGTCTTGAAGCCGGTTGGAGGGAATGCAACAATTGCAAGAAg CTTATCCACTGCGGATGTATAATATCAAAGTCTTTGTTCGAGTACCTTGATTTCGGTGGCATAGGTTGTGTTACCTGTGTTAAGGCTTCCCAGCTTTGTCTG GATACTGGAAATGCTAATAGGTTTGCTCATATAACTAAAAACAATGCAAATGATCGATATGCTGAACATACTGATGGTGGACTATCGGTGGAACGTGTTGGTAAAGGAAACCTTATGCAGTTACGGAAAACTGCTGAAGCTGGTGAAACAAGCTTTTGGCCACAAGCTCAAAGAGATGGTGTGCTTTCGAGTATTGGTTCAAAAAGCGAAGAAATTAATTGTCGATTCAACAAAACTGATACAGGATTTTTAAATGTGATGAAACATTCTAGTCATTTATCAGCACTTACTACATCAGAAAATAATAGACCAACATGGGAGACCAAAAGTAGAGATGAATCACTTTCGCTGAAGATTTCTCTTGGAACCTCATCGAGAAATTGTGTCCTGCCCTCTGCCAAAGAGATTGTAGAAGGTAAACTTGAGGGTAAAGCATCTTCTATTTCTCAACAAGGGCACAATTCTTACCCCATATTGGCTAAACAACCGAAGACCGGTATTACATTGAATCTTGAAACAAATAAAGGCATGATTTCTCTTCCACGCATTGGTCGACCACCTGCTGATGTGAAAGGGAAAAATCAGTTACTTTCTCGATACTGGCCGAGGATTACTGATCAAGAGCTGGAGAAATTGTCTGGGGA TTTGAAGTCTAAGATAGTGCCCTTATTTGAGAAGGTGTTAAGTCCGAGTGATGCAGGTCGAATTGGTCGTCTTGTTCTCCCAAAAGCTTGTGCTGAG GCTTTTCTTCCTCCTATTGATCAATCGGAAGGTGTCCCTTTACTGTTCCAAGATATAAAGGGGAACGAGTGGACCTTTCAGTTCAGATTTTGGCCTAATAACAACAGTAGGATGTATGTATTAGAGGGTGTGACCCCGTGCATACAATTCTTGCGGTTAAATGCTGGCGATACTG TGACATTTAGTCGGATAGATTCCGGAGAAAAATTTGTACTTGGTTTTAGAAGAGCATCGGGTTCTACCGATACGCAG GATGACTCTACATCTGCTCATTCTAACGGGATTTCGACTAAGGATACAAATGTTTCTGGTGCAACTAAAAATCTGAACTCGTTAAGTAGTTTTTCTGATCTTCTTCAATCAATGAAAGGTAACAGGGAACCTTACTTAAATGGACATTCAAAACATCTGCATTTGGGTAATGGAACTGCTGATTGGCTGAAAACTGCACATTGTGAGGAGGCGGCGAATAATGGTCCATTGCAGCAACAGGTTTCGGTTTCAGATAAGAAAAAGACTTGCAAGATTGGGACGAAAACTAAGAGGTTGCACATTCGTAGTGAAGATTCTTTGGAGTTAAGACTTACATGGGAAGAAGCACAAGACTTGCTTTGTCCGCCGCCTAATGTCAAGCCAAATATTGTACAAATTGACGACCAAGTATTCGAAGAATATGAT gAACCCCCGGTTTTCGGAAAGGGAACTATAACCAATGCCTGTCCATCTGG CTCTCCATGTTCTGCATCAGAGCAGCTCGGTCCAAACGAACAAGAAAATCTTCAGCGAACCAGAAAAG CTTCTAAAAAGCGAAAAATTGTAGAAAAGAGTAACTCAATTGAAGAAGACAAGCTTCAAGACCTAGATACTCTTGCAAGTATGGCAATTTTAGGAGACAATCTTGCTGACCTTGACGAGCCAACTTCAGCTGGAATCACCACAAAACATCCGAGACATCGTGATGGATGCACTTGTATCGTCTGCATTCAATCCCCAAGTGGACAAGGAAAACATAAACCGACATGCACTTGCCTTGCCTGCGAAACTTTGAAGCGCAGGTCCAAGACTCTTATGATGCGTAAGAAGAAAAACCAATCAGAATCTGAAGCAGCCGCTCCCCAAAATGATCAAACGAATCATAGCGGTGAAGCAGATACCAGTGGTGATGCATCAAGACAAGATACAAGTAACTCAATGGACGAGGTAAGCCTAAACGGTGGTCAGAAAGAGGCTGTTGAGCCTAGTGCCGCGGGACAATTAGATTTGAATTGTCATCCCGATCATGAAGATATGTAA